A stretch of the Halorussus salinus genome encodes the following:
- the trxA gene encoding thioredoxin produces MTVTLKDFYADWCGPCKTQDPILEEMEEDWGEVEFEKIDVDEHQDVANEYQVRSIPTIVVENDDGVVERFVGVTQRDELEDALQEAGA; encoded by the coding sequence ATGACTGTCACGCTGAAGGACTTTTACGCGGACTGGTGTGGCCCCTGCAAGACTCAAGACCCGATCCTCGAGGAGATGGAGGAGGACTGGGGCGAGGTCGAGTTCGAGAAAATCGACGTGGACGAGCATCAGGACGTGGCCAACGAGTATCAGGTGCGCTCGATTCCGACCATCGTGGTCGAGAACGACGACGGCGTGGTCGAGCGATTCGTCGGCGTTACCCAGCGCGACGAACTCGAAGACGCGCTTCAGGAAGCGGGCGCGTAA
- a CDS encoding preprotein translocase subunit Sec61beta, translated as MSSGQNSGGLMSSAGLVRYFDAEDRNAIRIDPKTVVAFGVLFGVLIEILNILGL; from the coding sequence ATGAGCAGTGGCCAGAACTCCGGCGGACTGATGTCCAGCGCCGGACTCGTTCGTTACTTCGACGCGGAGGACCGCAACGCCATCCGCATCGACCCCAAGACCGTCGTCGCCTTCGGCGTCCTCTTCGGCGTCCTCATCGAGATTCTGAACATCCTCGGCCTGTAG
- a CDS encoding phosphotransferase family protein produces MSPSDESPSADLSSVAGPLAADRLREEVGAALPDADLREATPIEEGKNDAYLVVVEQEGDERELVLKVGDGDFADGYRAEARVLSAVGERTAIPVPEVVGTGAFGDDPSLLAERVPGANPACDPESLAPEAFERVCADAGRNLALLHETFPAGDCDLLPDDGWGMLALDSGADALHFAREFPDWPTYFEAWLTHNVERLADTRFEDLRPALADRAEEFTDQLRSLGPFESVLTHGDYRLGNLLVDPETGATRGVVDWATPTAAPPTWELAVTEAILIDWPALGDSRQDELRDRLYEEYRDESPGLLGGEEFETHRLLCRFGARLRLMVNLGEEMAGRSESAVEARAREHREALREFGVEA; encoded by the coding sequence GTGTCACCGAGCGACGAGTCTCCGAGCGCCGACCTATCGAGCGTCGCGGGACCGCTGGCGGCCGACCGACTCCGCGAGGAGGTCGGGGCCGCGCTCCCGGACGCCGACCTGCGCGAGGCGACGCCCATCGAGGAGGGCAAGAACGACGCGTATCTCGTCGTCGTCGAGCAGGAGGGCGACGAGCGTGAACTCGTCCTGAAGGTCGGGGACGGCGATTTCGCTGACGGCTATCGCGCCGAAGCGCGCGTGCTGTCGGCGGTCGGCGAGCGCACCGCGATTCCGGTACCCGAGGTCGTCGGAACCGGCGCGTTCGGCGACGACCCGTCCCTCCTCGCCGAGCGCGTGCCGGGCGCGAACCCGGCCTGTGACCCCGAATCGCTCGCGCCCGAGGCGTTCGAGCGCGTCTGCGCCGACGCGGGGCGCAACCTCGCTCTCCTCCACGAGACCTTTCCGGCGGGCGACTGCGACCTCCTCCCCGACGATGGGTGGGGCATGCTCGCGCTCGATTCCGGGGCCGACGCGCTCCACTTCGCCCGCGAGTTCCCCGACTGGCCGACCTACTTCGAGGCGTGGCTGACCCACAACGTCGAGCGATTGGCGGACACGCGCTTCGAGGACCTGCGCCCCGCGCTGGCCGACCGCGCCGAGGAGTTCACCGACCAGTTACGCTCGCTCGGTCCCTTCGAGTCCGTCCTCACTCATGGCGACTACCGACTCGGCAATCTGCTGGTGGACCCCGAGACCGGCGCGACGCGGGGCGTCGTGGACTGGGCGACCCCGACCGCCGCGCCGCCGACGTGGGAACTGGCCGTCACCGAGGCGATTCTGATAGACTGGCCCGCGCTGGGCGATTCCCGGCAGGACGAGCTTCGGGACCGCCTCTACGAGGAGTACCGAGACGAGAGTCCGGGTCTCCTCGGCGGCGAGGAGTTCGAGACCCACCGCCTCCTCTGTCGGTTCGGCGCGCGCCTCAGACTGATGGTCAACCTCGGCGAGGAGATGGCCGGACGCTCCGAGTCGGCGGTTGAGGCCCGCGCCCGCGAGCATCGGGAGGCCCTGCGCGAGTTCGGCGTGGAGGCGTAG
- the pdxT gene encoding pyridoxal 5'-phosphate synthase glutaminase subunit PdxT — MTLRAGVVAVQGDVSEHAEAVRRAGEAHDRETEVVEIRDRGVVPECDLLLLPGGESTTISRLLHDEGIAEEIVAHVEAGKPVLATCAGLIVASTDAGDDRVETLDLVDATVERNAFGRQKDSFEAPIEVEGLDEPFPAVFIRAPVIADVGEEVEVLAEWDGRPVAIRDGPVVSSSFHPELTPDSRMHGLSLFETDALAEGAMAE, encoded by the coding sequence ATGACTCTCAGAGCGGGCGTCGTCGCGGTGCAGGGCGACGTGAGCGAACACGCCGAGGCGGTCCGGCGCGCTGGCGAGGCCCACGACCGCGAGACCGAAGTCGTGGAAATCCGGGACCGCGGCGTCGTGCCAGAGTGCGACCTCCTCCTGCTTCCCGGCGGAGAATCGACCACCATCTCACGGCTCCTGCACGACGAGGGCATTGCCGAGGAGATAGTCGCCCACGTCGAGGCTGGCAAGCCGGTGTTGGCCACCTGCGCGGGCCTCATCGTGGCTTCGACCGACGCGGGCGACGACCGCGTGGAGACGCTGGACCTCGTGGACGCGACCGTCGAGCGCAACGCCTTCGGCCGCCAGAAGGACAGCTTCGAGGCTCCCATCGAGGTCGAAGGACTGGACGAGCCGTTTCCCGCGGTGTTCATCCGCGCGCCGGTCATCGCCGACGTGGGCGAGGAGGTCGAGGTGCTGGCCGAGTGGGACGGCCGCCCGGTGGCGATTCGGGACGGTCCGGTGGTCTCCTCGTCGTTCCACCCCGAACTGACCCCCGACTCGCGGATGCACGGACTGAGCCTGTTCGAGACCGACGCGCTCGCTGAGGGCGCGATGGCGGAGTAA
- a CDS encoding ASCH domain-containing protein — MADIDADTLLPNERMRSGAQDGDVTQIHRGQRYADEGDRFEVDGDAFEVVEIRERTLGDLTDEDARAEGMRDLEQYREILDRAHDNFEWDDDSDIVLHRFEKVDA; from the coding sequence ATGGCAGACATCGATGCCGACACCCTGCTTCCGAACGAGCGAATGCGAAGCGGCGCACAGGACGGCGACGTGACCCAGATTCACCGCGGCCAGCGGTACGCCGACGAGGGCGACCGCTTCGAGGTAGACGGCGACGCGTTCGAGGTCGTGGAAATCCGCGAGCGAACCCTCGGCGACCTGACCGACGAGGACGCCCGCGCGGAGGGGATGCGGGACTTGGAGCAGTACCGCGAGATACTGGACCGCGCCCACGACAACTTCGAGTGGGACGACGACAGCGACATCGTTCTGCACCGGTTCGAGAAAGTGGACGCGTAG
- a CDS encoding antitoxin VapB family protein → MGTANEQVRVSDTVKRELERRRRDGESYNDVLERVFGDGDRDLLAGFGRWSEDHADRVRERHE, encoded by the coding sequence ATGGGGACTGCGAACGAGCAGGTTCGTGTCAGCGATACCGTCAAGCGGGAACTCGAACGTCGTCGCCGCGACGGCGAGTCGTACAACGACGTTCTCGAACGCGTCTTCGGCGACGGAGACCGCGACCTCCTCGCCGGGTTCGGTCGCTGGTCCGAGGACCACGCCGACCGCGTTCGGGAGCGCCACGAGTAG
- the hisE gene encoding phosphoribosyl-ATP diphosphatase — translation MTGEQSTPAEGTPPEEAHSADADPEETAAILDELFAVVEERKQTLPDDSYTASLFTHEKGENAVLEKLGEETTELLLAAKDDDRDEIAHESADIVYHLLVLLSMKEMDLADLRAELRERR, via the coding sequence ATGACCGGCGAGCAATCGACTCCCGCGGAGGGGACCCCGCCAGAGGAGGCCCACTCGGCGGACGCCGACCCCGAGGAGACCGCGGCCATCTTGGACGAACTGTTCGCGGTCGTGGAGGAGCGCAAGCAGACGCTTCCGGACGACTCCTACACCGCCTCGCTGTTCACCCACGAGAAGGGCGAGAACGCGGTCTTGGAGAAGTTGGGCGAGGAGACCACCGAACTCCTGCTGGCCGCGAAAGACGACGACCGCGACGAGATAGCTCACGAGAGCGCCGACATCGTGTACCACCTCCTCGTGCTGCTGTCGATGAAGGAGATGGACCTCGCCGACCTGCGCGCGGAACTGCGCGAGCGTCGGTGA
- a CDS encoding bifunctional nuclease family protein — MDADIDAVRVAMTDEGPVPVVVLAPDDGEGVLPIFIGFEEAVSIARGMEAEDIGRPLTHDLTLDLVEELGGRVTRVVVSALEDNTYIADLHIDTPRGEAEVDARPSDSLALAARTNAPIEVTDEVFASGRRDRDEFDELQDIREVAELGA, encoded by the coding sequence ATGGACGCCGACATCGACGCAGTGCGAGTCGCGATGACCGACGAGGGGCCGGTACCGGTCGTCGTCCTCGCGCCGGACGACGGCGAGGGCGTACTGCCCATCTTCATCGGATTCGAGGAGGCCGTCAGTATCGCTCGCGGCATGGAGGCCGAGGACATCGGCCGCCCGCTGACCCACGACCTCACGCTCGACCTCGTGGAGGAGTTGGGCGGGCGAGTCACGCGGGTCGTGGTCTCGGCGCTGGAGGACAACACCTACATCGCGGACCTCCACATCGACACGCCGCGGGGCGAGGCCGAGGTGGACGCCCGACCCAGCGACTCGCTGGCGCTCGCGGCCCGGACGAACGCGCCCATCGAAGTGACCGACGAGGTGTTTGCCTCGGGGCGGCGCGACCGCGACGAGTTCGACGAGTTGCAGGACATCCGCGAGGTCGCGGAGTTGGGAGCATGA
- a CDS encoding proton-conducting transporter transmembrane domain-containing protein, whose product MNWLWSIPPAAFPLAAAPVAYLASRRVGHAVGAVAGLLAFAWSLAAPVGVHFPTQLFGFDAALVAVAPISRTVGVALGFIAAANVVYAYATDANPTTTAYALAYTGVCLGAVFAGDWLTLVVFWELMAIGATLLLWNHDEESRRAGFRYAVYHEIGGAFLIAGVLLHYLRVGSFLFGAGGAGGVTGFSAGLPAMLAAIGIGLNVGFLGLHPWLVDSYPKPHVAATVVLCGCTTKVGVYALARAFPGGHVAIAATGGAMVLVGVTLAILQTEVRRLLTYHIVSQVGYMVAGVGVGTQLGRSGAMAHLLNNVLYKSLLFMVGGLLLVRTGTESLKKMGGLARRTPVLFATYLVAAFAIAGVPGFNGFVSKGMVIDSADTAEFRLLWWALVVGGVGTVISFSKFGYYAFLGERHGDSETASVRRLSPVEAAPLVAVAVACVLLGLSPDLLFSVLPAGTEEAKVYVTAQYVKAGAVLVAGGAAFALLKAPLSRVAAVPDLDSVYHPVGRRALDAAVAATTTAARGLDALATRPVLTIERWLDASPDANRLDSVGASVLWVVVALLVALAVVFVV is encoded by the coding sequence GTGAACTGGCTCTGGTCGATTCCCCCGGCCGCGTTCCCGTTGGCGGCCGCGCCGGTCGCGTATCTGGCCTCCCGGCGAGTCGGCCACGCGGTCGGCGCGGTGGCGGGCTTGCTGGCGTTCGCGTGGAGCCTCGCGGCCCCGGTCGGGGTCCACTTCCCCACCCAGTTGTTCGGCTTCGACGCCGCGTTGGTCGCGGTCGCCCCGATTTCGCGGACCGTCGGGGTCGCGCTCGGGTTCATCGCGGCGGCGAACGTCGTCTACGCCTACGCGACCGACGCGAATCCGACGACGACGGCCTACGCGCTGGCCTACACCGGGGTCTGTCTCGGTGCCGTCTTCGCGGGCGACTGGCTCACCTTGGTCGTCTTCTGGGAGCTGATGGCAATCGGGGCCACGCTCCTGCTCTGGAACCACGACGAGGAGTCCCGCCGGGCGGGGTTCCGCTACGCCGTGTATCACGAAATCGGCGGCGCGTTCCTCATCGCCGGGGTCCTGCTCCACTACCTCCGCGTCGGGAGCTTCCTCTTCGGCGCGGGCGGGGCGGGCGGAGTAACTGGATTCTCGGCGGGCCTCCCCGCGATGCTGGCGGCCATCGGCATCGGGCTGAACGTCGGGTTCCTCGGTCTCCACCCGTGGCTGGTGGACTCGTACCCGAAACCGCACGTCGCGGCGACCGTCGTCCTCTGCGGGTGTACGACCAAGGTCGGCGTCTACGCGCTCGCCAGAGCCTTCCCCGGCGGCCACGTCGCAATCGCCGCGACGGGCGGCGCGATGGTCCTCGTCGGCGTCACGCTCGCCATCCTCCAGACGGAGGTCCGCCGCCTGTTGACCTACCACATCGTCTCGCAGGTCGGCTACATGGTCGCTGGCGTCGGGGTCGGCACCCAACTCGGGCGGTCGGGCGCGATGGCCCACCTGCTGAACAACGTCCTCTACAAGAGCCTGCTGTTCATGGTCGGGGGCTTGCTCCTCGTCCGGACCGGCACCGAGAGCCTGAAGAAGATGGGCGGACTCGCCCGCCGGACGCCGGTGCTGTTCGCCACCTACCTCGTCGCGGCGTTCGCCATCGCGGGCGTGCCGGGGTTCAACGGCTTCGTGAGCAAGGGGATGGTCATCGACAGCGCGGACACCGCCGAGTTCCGCCTGCTCTGGTGGGCGCTGGTCGTCGGCGGCGTCGGCACCGTAATCTCGTTCTCGAAGTTCGGCTACTACGCTTTCCTCGGCGAGCGTCACGGCGACTCGGAGACGGCCTCGGTTCGGCGGCTCTCTCCGGTCGAGGCCGCGCCGCTGGTCGCCGTCGCCGTCGCCTGCGTCCTCCTCGGTCTCTCTCCGGACCTGCTGTTCTCGGTCCTGCCCGCGGGAACCGAGGAGGCCAAGGTCTACGTCACCGCCCAGTACGTCAAGGCCGGGGCGGTTCTGGTCGCCGGGGGCGCGGCGTTCGCGCTCCTGAAGGCCCCGCTCTCGCGGGTCGCCGCGGTCCCGGACCTCGATTCGGTGTACCACCCCGTCGGGCGGCGCGCGTTGGACGCCGCGGTCGCGGCGACGACCACGGCCGCCCGCGGTCTCGACGCGCTGGCGACCCGGCCGGTACTCACGATAGAGCGATGGCTCGACGCGTCTCCGGACGCGAACCGTCTGGACTCGGTGGGCGCGAGCGTGCTGTGGGTCGTCGTCGCGCTGTTGGTCGCGCTGGCCGTGGTCTTCGTGGTGTAA
- a CDS encoding proton-conducting transporter transmembrane domain-containing protein, with amino-acid sequence MTDLLSLRAALAVLVPALAALAVLASGSRPNLRESWTLLAVGVELVVVASLVPDALAGRTPQFSAGTFVTGVPLAVRADALAVLFASVAAVLWGAASVYSVGYMRGLDEHDQTRFFAAFAASIAATMGVAFAANLLTLFVAYELLTVATYPLVAHAGTDEARRSGRKYARYAFAGGVAVLGGTVLVYVLAGSVSFVPGGLAALTSADPLLANAAFGLLAVGFGVKAAIVPLHGWLPDAMVAPTPVSALLHAVAVVKSGVFGIARVVLFVFGPEAVRESALRWPLAGAAAATMILMGFLALRQDKLKRVLAYSTVSQLSFIVLGLTMLTPTAVFGALFHLVTHAFMKITAFFCAGTLYVESKVEYVSRMAGIARRHPVTVGTFAVAAAGLVGLPLVGGFVSEWYLALGTLDGPVPALAAAFWAAAFVKLLFFWPIVSTAAFDSPLESRWSAPDSALSEAAPTLLGPLLFTALVAVLLGIVPTATPFFDLAEEVVAEVFGP; translated from the coding sequence GTGACCGATTTACTTTCGCTCCGGGCCGCGCTCGCGGTCCTCGTCCCGGCGCTGGCGGCCCTCGCGGTCCTCGCGTCGGGCAGTCGGCCGAACCTTCGCGAGTCGTGGACGTTGCTCGCGGTCGGCGTCGAGTTGGTCGTCGTCGCCAGCCTCGTGCCCGACGCGCTCGCGGGCCGGACGCCCCAGTTCTCGGCGGGCACCTTCGTCACGGGCGTCCCGCTCGCGGTCCGGGCCGACGCGCTCGCCGTGCTGTTCGCCTCGGTCGCGGCGGTGCTGTGGGGCGCGGCCAGCGTCTACAGCGTCGGCTACATGCGCGGCCTCGACGAACACGACCAGACGCGCTTCTTCGCGGCGTTCGCGGCCAGCATCGCGGCCACGATGGGCGTCGCGTTCGCCGCGAACCTGCTGACGCTGTTCGTCGCCTACGAACTGCTGACGGTCGCCACGTACCCGCTGGTCGCGCACGCTGGCACCGACGAGGCGCGACGCTCGGGCCGGAAGTACGCCCGCTACGCCTTCGCTGGCGGGGTCGCGGTCCTCGGCGGCACGGTGCTGGTGTACGTCCTCGCCGGGTCGGTCTCGTTCGTCCCCGGCGGACTGGCGGCGCTCACGAGCGCCGACCCGCTACTGGCGAACGCCGCGTTCGGACTCCTCGCGGTCGGTTTCGGCGTCAAGGCCGCCATCGTGCCCCTCCACGGCTGGCTTCCCGACGCGATGGTCGCGCCGACGCCGGTCTCGGCGCTCCTGCACGCGGTCGCGGTCGTCAAGAGCGGCGTCTTCGGCATCGCCCGTGTCGTCCTGTTCGTCTTCGGCCCGGAGGCGGTCAGGGAGTCGGCGCTCCGCTGGCCGCTCGCTGGCGCGGCCGCGGCGACGATGATTCTGATGGGTTTTCTGGCGCTCAGGCAGGACAAACTCAAGCGCGTGTTGGCCTACTCGACGGTCTCGCAACTCTCGTTCATCGTTCTCGGACTCACGATGCTCACGCCGACCGCGGTGTTCGGCGCGCTCTTCCACCTCGTGACTCACGCGTTCATGAAGATTACCGCGTTCTTCTGCGCCGGGACGCTCTACGTCGAGTCGAAGGTCGAGTACGTCTCCCGGATGGCGGGCATCGCCCGCAGGCACCCGGTCACGGTAGGGACGTTCGCCGTCGCGGCGGCGGGACTCGTCGGTCTCCCGCTGGTCGGCGGGTTCGTCAGCGAGTGGTATCTCGCGTTGGGGACGCTCGACGGACCGGTGCCCGCGCTGGCCGCCGCGTTCTGGGCCGCCGCGTTCGTGAAGTTGCTCTTCTTCTGGCCCATCGTCTCGACCGCGGCGTTCGACTCGCCGCTCGAATCGCGGTGGTCCGCCCCCGACAGCGCCCTCTCGGAGGCCGCGCCGACCCTCCTCGGTCCCCTACTGTTCACCGCACTCGTCGCGGTTTTGCTGGGTATCGTACCGACCGCGACGCCCTTCTTCGACCTCGCCGAGGAGGTCGTCGCGGAGGTGTTCGGCCCGTGA
- a CDS encoding proton-conducting transporter transmembrane domain-containing protein: protein MSLLVALVGVPVVGAALAVLLDLLAGRNGRVDAPDFDSSRLARRTALATLAVHAALAVALVARVADEGRVRTVVADLPPRVGIALAADPFAALVVAVVAVVSTGAVWYALAVGVGDARSDALFVLLAGGLSGIAVTADLFNLYVFLEIAGLAAYALVSVGEEGSARAAFRYLLVGTVGATLYLLAVGYLYIGTGNLNIAESNKYISQIGLDAPLVLAAFALAFVGLAVKIPLVPVHTWLPDAHAKASVPASVDLSALVTTAGTYAFVTVLYGAFGVGFLDANPAVGSLVSGVGAVSLLVGGVGALREETVKRVLAYSTVSQLGIVVVGVGLGTSTGLTGAAVHLLGHAVTKAGLFFAAGLLALSTGAKTVEEYAGVGYRAPVASAAFAVLAFGMVGVPPTVGFAGKWYVLVAAARAEAWLLVAAVLASSLLSVAYFGRILVRMYFAEDGGADDVAPRTPGDGSDGSSGLSALPALAALATVALGLGAATLAQFLEPAIRGLLA from the coding sequence GTGAGCCTGCTGGTCGCGCTGGTCGGCGTGCCGGTCGTCGGCGCGGCGCTGGCGGTTCTGCTGGACCTTCTCGCGGGCCGGAACGGTCGCGTGGATGCGCCTGACTTCGACTCATCGCGGCTCGCTCGCCGGACCGCGCTCGCGACGCTCGCGGTCCACGCCGCGCTGGCGGTCGCGCTGGTCGCACGGGTCGCCGACGAGGGGCGAGTCCGGACCGTCGTGGCCGACCTGCCGCCGCGGGTCGGCATCGCGCTCGCGGCGGACCCGTTCGCGGCGCTGGTGGTCGCGGTCGTCGCGGTCGTCTCGACCGGAGCGGTCTGGTACGCCCTCGCGGTCGGCGTCGGCGACGCCCGGTCGGACGCGCTGTTCGTCCTGCTGGCGGGCGGCCTGTCGGGCATCGCCGTGACCGCCGACCTGTTCAACCTCTACGTCTTCCTCGAAATCGCGGGACTGGCGGCCTACGCGCTCGTCTCGGTCGGCGAGGAGGGGTCGGCGCGGGCGGCGTTCCGCTACCTGCTGGTCGGGACCGTCGGCGCGACGCTCTATCTGCTGGCCGTCGGCTACCTCTACATCGGGACTGGGAATCTAAACATTGCCGAGAGCAACAAATACATTTCCCAAATCGGGCTGGACGCGCCGCTGGTCCTCGCGGCGTTCGCGCTCGCGTTCGTCGGCCTCGCGGTCAAGATTCCGCTCGTGCCGGTCCACACGTGGTTGCCCGACGCCCACGCGAAGGCCTCGGTCCCGGCGAGCGTGGACCTCTCGGCGCTGGTGACGACCGCGGGAACTTACGCCTTCGTGACGGTCCTCTACGGCGCGTTCGGCGTCGGATTCCTCGACGCGAACCCGGCGGTCGGCTCGCTCGTCTCGGGGGTCGGCGCGGTCAGCCTCCTCGTCGGCGGCGTCGGCGCGCTCCGCGAGGAGACGGTCAAGCGCGTGCTGGCGTACTCGACGGTCTCCCAACTGGGTATCGTCGTGGTCGGCGTCGGCCTCGGGACCTCGACCGGCCTGACCGGCGCGGCGGTTCACCTGCTCGGTCACGCCGTCACCAAGGCGGGACTGTTCTTCGCCGCGGGACTCCTCGCGCTCTCGACCGGCGCGAAGACCGTCGAGGAGTACGCGGGCGTCGGGTACCGCGCGCCGGTCGCCAGCGCCGCGTTCGCCGTCCTCGCGTTCGGGATGGTCGGCGTCCCGCCCACCGTCGGGTTCGCGGGCAAGTGGTACGTCCTCGTGGCCGCGGCGCGAGCGGAGGCGTGGCTCCTCGTCGCCGCGGTGCTGGCGAGCAGTCTCCTCTCGGTGGCGTACTTCGGCCGGATTCTCGTCCGAATGTACTTCGCCGAAGACGGCGGGGCGGACGACGTGGCTCCTCGTACTCCGGGCGACGGTTCGGACGGTTCGTCCGGCCTCTCCGCCCTGCCCGCCCTCGCGGCGCTCGCTACGGTCGCGCTCGGTCTCGGGGCCGCGACGCTCGCGCAGTTCCTCGAACCGGCGATTCGGGGGTTGTTAGCGTGA
- a CDS encoding cation:proton antiporter subunit C: MLEAYLDRLPYLVAVALVSLGLGTLVGEPNRLKKVVGLNLFQTGVLLVLVAAAYRTGGRAVLAGGTGPPVNPLPHVLVLTAIVVGVSLTAVALALVVRIRREEAGDGSPSESGGGA; encoded by the coding sequence ATGCTTGAGGCGTACCTCGACCGCCTGCCGTATCTGGTCGCGGTCGCGCTGGTCTCGCTCGGACTGGGAACGCTGGTCGGCGAGCCGAACCGGCTCAAGAAGGTCGTCGGACTCAACCTCTTTCAGACCGGCGTCCTGCTGGTGCTGGTCGCGGCAGCCTACCGGACCGGCGGGCGGGCGGTGCTGGCTGGCGGGACTGGACCGCCGGTGAATCCGCTCCCGCACGTCCTCGTGCTGACCGCCATCGTCGTCGGCGTGAGCCTGACCGCGGTCGCGCTCGCGCTGGTCGTCCGGATTCGGCGCGAGGAGGCCGGAGACGGCTCTCCCTCGGAGTCGGGAGGTGGCGCGTGA
- a CDS encoding MnhB domain-containing protein, translating into MSGDEGRASGDGESGSPDADADEEAVGAVAATTVRLVAPFAATFGVFTTLHGTSSVGGGFQGGVVVAATVVLLGFALGPGVVREEFAVARLPALAAAGVVGFAAVGVGPLAFGGRLLELAAYPIPKPAVYATEVIEVAIAATVAAALVGLFFALVGDSEARRASKTPSGETPRDGATRAAGTDRDPAEEGDDA; encoded by the coding sequence GTGAGCGGCGACGAGGGTCGCGCGAGCGGCGACGGAGAGAGCGGGTCGCCCGATGCGGACGCCGACGAGGAGGCCGTCGGCGCGGTCGCCGCCACGACGGTCCGACTCGTCGCGCCGTTCGCCGCCACGTTCGGCGTCTTCACGACGCTCCACGGCACGTCGTCGGTCGGCGGCGGCTTTCAGGGCGGCGTCGTCGTCGCGGCGACCGTGGTTCTCCTCGGGTTCGCGCTCGGTCCGGGCGTCGTCCGCGAGGAGTTCGCGGTCGCCCGCCTCCCGGCGCTCGCGGCCGCGGGCGTGGTGGGGTTCGCCGCGGTCGGGGTCGGCCCGCTGGCGTTCGGGGGGAGACTCCTCGAACTCGCGGCGTACCCGATTCCGAAGCCAGCGGTGTACGCCACCGAAGTCATCGAAGTCGCCATCGCGGCGACCGTGGCCGCGGCGCTCGTCGGCCTGTTCTTCGCGCTGGTCGGCGATAGCGAGGCACGACGCGCCTCGAAGACGCCGAGCGGCGAGACGCCGCGAGACGGCGCGACCCGCGCCGCAGGCACGGACCGCGACCCCGCCGAGGAGGGCGACGATGCTTGA
- a CDS encoding DUF4040 domain-containing protein — MVDALLGATLALALLGAVTVVALEDPPAFAVAFGAYGLALATTWAVLRAPDVALTEAAVGAGVTTALLLAVLRRTGALATVTETRTGLRVRPATALTAAGTALALGATVPALPAFGDPETPPFRRVVPFYLADAPRLGIDNVVTAILVVYRGFDTFGEIVVVFAAGVAAAVVLREVVA; from the coding sequence ATGGTTGACGCGCTCCTCGGGGCGACGCTCGCGCTGGCCCTCCTCGGGGCAGTGACGGTGGTCGCGCTGGAGGACCCGCCCGCGTTCGCGGTCGCGTTCGGGGCGTACGGGCTGGCGCTGGCGACCACGTGGGCGGTCCTACGCGCGCCCGATGTGGCGCTGACCGAGGCCGCGGTCGGCGCTGGCGTCACGACCGCGCTCCTGCTGGCGGTCCTGCGTCGGACGGGCGCGCTGGCGACAGTCACCGAGACGCGGACCGGCTTGCGGGTTCGACCCGCGACGGCGCTCACGGCGGCCGGGACCGCGCTCGCGCTCGGCGCGACGGTGCCCGCGCTCCCGGCGTTCGGCGACCCCGAGACGCCGCCGTTCCGGCGGGTGGTGCCGTTCTACCTCGCGGACGCGCCGCGACTCGGCATCGACAACGTGGTGACGGCGATTCTGGTCGTGTATCGGGGCTTCGACACCTTCGGCGAAATCGTGGTCGTCTTCGCGGCCGGGGTCGCGGCCGCGGTGGTCCTCCGGGAGGTGGTGGCGTGA
- the mnhG gene encoding monovalent cation/H(+) antiporter subunit G: MTPRELVVALLAVGSVAFTGLAVVGLVRLPDCYSRAHAASKADTLGALSAFAAVGVAFGLDAAALKVALLALFVLATTPAATHAVVRTAYLSGVPLRTGDEDESGGEADSVGGREHG; encoded by the coding sequence GTGACCCCGCGCGAACTCGTCGTGGCCCTGCTGGCGGTCGGGAGCGTCGCGTTCACCGGTCTCGCCGTCGTCGGTCTCGTGCGCCTGCCCGACTGCTACTCGCGCGCCCACGCCGCCTCGAAGGCCGACACGCTCGGCGCGCTCTCGGCGTTCGCGGCGGTCGGCGTCGCCTTCGGTCTCGACGCGGCCGCGCTGAAGGTCGCGCTCCTCGCTCTCTTCGTGCTGGCGACGACGCCCGCGGCGACCCACGCCGTCGTCCGGACGGCCTACCTGTCCGGGGTTCCGCTCCGGACCGGCGACGAGGACGAGTCGGGGGGCGAAGCCGACTCGGTAGGGGGACGTGAGCATGGTTGA